A single Brassica rapa cultivar Chiifu-401-42 chromosome A04, CAAS_Brap_v3.01, whole genome shotgun sequence DNA region contains:
- the LOC103863769 gene encoding LEAF RUST 10 DISEASE-RESISTANCE LOCUS RECEPTOR-LIKE PROTEIN KINASE-like 1.3 isoform X2 produces MFSPILFGFSNPNSCLILIFFSFYFHHLPCALSQPDLKFCDNLFHCGNITAGFPFWGEARPEPCGHPSLGLHCHQNSNKTYFIFSGQMYSVLFLDNSTNTLGLARQDFLGVSFCNSTLTGTTLTNELFQLSPEYTTLFVYYLCEPHLTNPANFKCPKIGIASMHRSNENHKKCSASFNITVPTSYAPEMKTLNLSRLQSVLRKGFEVKLMIDGRPCQECKSTGGVCGYDVDTPVCCKRNSPSKIKCNRMIPSVDEHHKKCYSPFTCANQRNLSYPFWIPERKECGHPDFELNCSGDFAEFKRSSVQFQILETKFYNIRLAIKDYQSNLCPRHPENVDINQYVLPFSQDTMLSIFYYNCSAPRVDVPHGFHTRKLDCGNDNGRSSYFVSSALRSWDRAILENSSASCDRNVSIPVSRYALSIEDGNPTLEAIEKALKDGFEVMFTTECWECKQSQGSCGYNDSSRGFVCYCVDGPHKRKCPYIPTKSELTQSKKSELTKKQKLGIGFAGGFFGAILLAVAVLCIIWRRKRLAAQNISKGISTTSPYSSSNTMSNTPTSTTISGSNHSLMPSISNLANGSVYFGVQVFSYEELEEATANFSRELGDGGFGTVYYGILKDGRAVAVKRLFERSLRRVEQFKNEIDILRTLKHPNLVILYGCTTRHSRELLLVYEYISNGTLADHLHGDQAQSRPICWPARLSIAIQTAKALSFLHASGIIHRDVKTTNILLDSNYQVKVADFGLSRLFSTDQTHISTAPQGTPGYVDPEYYQCYRLNEKSDVYSFGVVLSELISSKEAVDTTRHRHDINLANMAISKIQNDAVHELADLTLGFARDPAVKRMMMSVAELAFRCLQQERDVRPSMDEIVEVLKGIQKEGMRDFPEVVDIDVSGGEDVVLLRHGVPPPLSPVTEKETSSSNTTSSSF; encoded by the exons ATGTTCTCTCCAATACTCTTCGGTTTCTCAAACCCGAATTCTTGTCTGATCTTGATATTCTTCTCGTTCTACTTTCACCATCTTCCTTGTGCTCTAAGTCAACCAGACCTTAAGTTTTGTGATAACCTGTTTCACTGTGGGAATATAACAGCGGGGTTTCCTTTCTGGGGAGAGGCTCGACCAGAACCTTGTGGTCATCCTTCTTTGGGGCTTCACTGTCACCAAAACTCGAACAAGACTTACTTTATTTTCTCAGGTCAGATGTACAGTGTCCTTTTCTTAGACAACTCAACTAACACCCTTGGGCTTGCGAGGCAAGACTTTTTAGGTGTATCATTCTGCAATTCCACATTAACCGGTACAACGTTGACTAATGAACTCTTTCAGCTTTCGCCAGAGTACACGACCCTCTTTGTTTACTATCTCTGCGAACCTCATCTTACCAACCCCGCAAATTTCAAATGTCCAAAGATTGGTATTGCCTCAATGCATCGGAGCAATGAAAATCATAAAAAGTGTTCTGCGAGTTTCAACATCACTGTTCCCACAAGTTATGCTCCAGAGATGAAAACTCTGAACTTGTCCCGTTTACAAAGTGTTCTCCGAAAGGGATTTGAGGTGAAACTGATGATTGATGGGAGACCGTGTCAAGAATGTAAATCCACTGGTGGAGTCTGCGGCTACGATGTTGACACTCCTGTTTGCTGCAAGAGAAACTCTCCATCCAAAATCAAATGCAATCGAATGATCCCATCTG TTGATGAGCATCACAAAAAATGCTATTCACCGTTTACATGCGCCAATCAGAGAAATCTCAGTTATCCCTTTTGGATACCTGAGAGAAAAGAGTGTGGCCACCCGGATTTCGAGCTCAACTGCAGCGGAGATTTCGCAGAGTTTAAAAGATCCTCCGTTCAGTTCCAAATCCTTGAGACCAAGTTCTACAACATAAGACTTGCCATAAAGGATTATCAAAGCAATCTTTGTCCCCGACACCCTGAAAATGTAGATATCAACCAGTATGTCCTTCCATTTTCTCAGGACACTATGCTGTCTATATTTTATTACAACTGCTCTGCTCCAAGGGTAGATGTTCCTCACGGTTTTCACACTAGAAAGCTGGACTGTGGGAATGACAATGGTAGGAGTAGTTACTTTGTCTCGTCCGCTTTACGTTCCTGGGATAGAGCTATCTTAGAAAATTCAAGCGCATCGTGTGACCGAAATGTCAGTATTCCTGTATCTCGATATGCCTTGAGTATTGAAGACGGAAACCCGACTCTGGAGGCTATAGAGAAGGCTCTTAAGGATGGTTTCGAGGTTATGTTTACCACTGAATGTTGGGAATGCAAACAATCTCAGGGTTCTTGTGGTTATAATGATAGCTCCAGAGGATTCGTTTGCTACTGTGTGGACGGGCCTCACAAGCGTAAAT GTCCCTACATACCTACAAAATCAG AACTCACCCAATCAAAGAAATCAG AACTCACCAAAAAACAGAAACTAG GAATCGGATTCGCTGGCGGGTTCTTCGGTGCCATTCTTTTAGCAGTAGCTGTGCTCTGTATCATCTGGAGAAGAAAAAGATTGGCAGCTCAAAACATAAGCAAAGGCATTTCAACAACATCTCCTTATTCAAGCAGTAATACAATGTCCAACACTCCAACTTCCACAACAATCTCCGGAAGCAACCACTCTCTCATGCCCTCAATCTCCAACCTTGCAAATGGAAGCGTCTACTTCGGAGTTCAAGTCTTCAGCTACGAAGAACTCGAGGAAGCCACCgcgaacttctcaagagagctTGGAGATGGAGGATTTGGTACTGTCTACTACG GCATACTAAAGGACGGACGAGCagtagctgtaaaacgactctTCGAGAGATCATTGAGACGAGTGGAGCAATTCAAGAACGAGATCGATATATTGAGGACTTTGAAACACCCGAACCTAGTGATTCTATACGGATGCACGACAAGACATAGCAGAGAGCTACTCTTAGTGTATGAATACATTTCTAATGGCACACTCGCTGATCATCTCCATGGAGACCAAGCACAGTCTCGTCCTATTTGCTGGCCTGCAAGACTCAGCATCGCCATTCAAACCGCTAAGGCATTGTCCTTTCTCCATGCCTCAG GAATCATACACAGAGATGTGAAGACTACAAACATTCTTCTAGATAGCAACTACCAAGTGAAAGTAGCTGACTTTGGTCTCTCACGGTTGTTTTCGACGGATCAAACTCATATCTCCACCGCGCCGCAAGGAACTCCGGGATATGTTGATCCCGAGTATTACCAATGTTACCGTCTCAACGAGAAGAGCGACGTTTACAGCTTCGGAGTCGTCCTCTCGGAGCTGATCTCGTCCAAAGAAGCAGTCGATACCACTCGGCATCGACACGATATCAACCTCGCGAACATGGCCATCTCCAAAATCCAAAACGACGCCGTCCACGAGCTTGCGGATCTGACTCTCGGATTCGCGAGGGATCCTGCGGtgaagaggatgatgatgtCGGTTGCTGAGCTGGCGTTCCGGTGTTTGCAACAGGAGAGGGACGTCCGGCCGTCGATGGATGAGATCGTCGAGGTTTTGAAGGGGATTCAGAAGGAAGGGATGCGAGATTTTCCGGAGGTGGTGGACATTGATGTGAGCGGAGGAGAAGACGTTGTGTTGCTAAGGCACGGAGTTCCTCCGCCGTTATCGCCGGTAACTGAGAAAGAGACAAGTAGTTCGAATACGACGTCGAGTTCGTTTTGA
- the LOC103863769 gene encoding LEAF RUST 10 DISEASE-RESISTANCE LOCUS RECEPTOR-LIKE PROTEIN KINASE-like 1.3 isoform X1 yields the protein MFIFFFFFSLVFIFKKKTDESTMINLYQSLTKSWSYATIWMLFVIPSFALSVDEHHKKCYSPFTCANQRNLSYPFWIPERKECGHPDFELNCSGDFAEFKRSSVQFQILETKFYNIRLAIKDYQSNLCPRHPENVDINQYVLPFSQDTMLSIFYYNCSAPRVDVPHGFHTRKLDCGNDNGRSSYFVSSALRSWDRAILENSSASCDRNVSIPVSRYALSIEDGNPTLEAIEKALKDGFEVMFTTECWECKQSQGSCGYNDSSRGFVCYCVDGPHKRKCPYIPTKSELTKKQKLGIGFAGGFFGAILLAVAVLCIIWRRKRLAAQNISKGISTTSPYSSSNTMSNTPTSTTISGSNHSLMPSISNLANGSVYFGVQVFSYEELEEATANFSRELGDGGFGTVYYGILKDGRAVAVKRLFERSLRRVEQFKNEIDILRTLKHPNLVILYGCTTRHSRELLLVYEYISNGTLADHLHGDQAQSRPICWPARLSIAIQTAKALSFLHASGIIHRDVKTTNILLDSNYQVKVADFGLSRLFSTDQTHISTAPQGTPGYVDPEYYQCYRLNEKSDVYSFGVVLSELISSKEAVDTTRHRHDINLANMAISKIQNDAVHELADLTLGFARDPAVKRMMMSVAELAFRCLQQERDVRPSMDEIVEVLKGIQKEGMRDFPEVVDIDVSGGEDVVLLRHGVPPPLSPVTEKETSSSNTTSSSF from the exons atgttcatattcttcttcttcttcagcctcGTGTTCATcttcaagaaaaaaacagacGAGAGTACCATGATCAATCTTTATCAGTCTCTGACAAAATCTTGGTCCTATGCAACCATATGGATGCTCTTTGTGATTCCCTCTTTTGCTTTGTCAGTTGATGAGCATCACAAAAAATGCTATTCACCGTTTACATGCGCCAATCAGAGAAATCTCAGTTATCCCTTTTGGATACCTGAGAGAAAAGAGTGTGGCCACCCGGATTTCGAGCTCAACTGCAGCGGAGATTTCGCAGAGTTTAAAAGATCCTCCGTTCAGTTCCAAATCCTTGAGACCAAGTTCTACAACATAAGACTTGCCATAAAGGATTATCAAAGCAATCTTTGTCCCCGACACCCTGAAAATGTAGATATCAACCAGTATGTCCTTCCATTTTCTCAGGACACTATGCTGTCTATATTTTATTACAACTGCTCTGCTCCAAGGGTAGATGTTCCTCACGGTTTTCACACTAGAAAGCTGGACTGTGGGAATGACAATGGTAGGAGTAGTTACTTTGTCTCGTCCGCTTTACGTTCCTGGGATAGAGCTATCTTAGAAAATTCAAGCGCATCGTGTGACCGAAATGTCAGTATTCCTGTATCTCGATATGCCTTGAGTATTGAAGACGGAAACCCGACTCTGGAGGCTATAGAGAAGGCTCTTAAGGATGGTTTCGAGGTTATGTTTACCACTGAATGTTGGGAATGCAAACAATCTCAGGGTTCTTGTGGTTATAATGATAGCTCCAGAGGATTCGTTTGCTACTGTGTGGACGGGCCTCACAAGCGTAAAT GTCCCTACATACCTACAAAATCAG AACTCACCAAAAAACAGAAACTAG GAATCGGATTCGCTGGCGGGTTCTTCGGTGCCATTCTTTTAGCAGTAGCTGTGCTCTGTATCATCTGGAGAAGAAAAAGATTGGCAGCTCAAAACATAAGCAAAGGCATTTCAACAACATCTCCTTATTCAAGCAGTAATACAATGTCCAACACTCCAACTTCCACAACAATCTCCGGAAGCAACCACTCTCTCATGCCCTCAATCTCCAACCTTGCAAATGGAAGCGTCTACTTCGGAGTTCAAGTCTTCAGCTACGAAGAACTCGAGGAAGCCACCgcgaacttctcaagagagctTGGAGATGGAGGATTTGGTACTGTCTACTACG GCATACTAAAGGACGGACGAGCagtagctgtaaaacgactctTCGAGAGATCATTGAGACGAGTGGAGCAATTCAAGAACGAGATCGATATATTGAGGACTTTGAAACACCCGAACCTAGTGATTCTATACGGATGCACGACAAGACATAGCAGAGAGCTACTCTTAGTGTATGAATACATTTCTAATGGCACACTCGCTGATCATCTCCATGGAGACCAAGCACAGTCTCGTCCTATTTGCTGGCCTGCAAGACTCAGCATCGCCATTCAAACCGCTAAGGCATTGTCCTTTCTCCATGCCTCAG GAATCATACACAGAGATGTGAAGACTACAAACATTCTTCTAGATAGCAACTACCAAGTGAAAGTAGCTGACTTTGGTCTCTCACGGTTGTTTTCGACGGATCAAACTCATATCTCCACCGCGCCGCAAGGAACTCCGGGATATGTTGATCCCGAGTATTACCAATGTTACCGTCTCAACGAGAAGAGCGACGTTTACAGCTTCGGAGTCGTCCTCTCGGAGCTGATCTCGTCCAAAGAAGCAGTCGATACCACTCGGCATCGACACGATATCAACCTCGCGAACATGGCCATCTCCAAAATCCAAAACGACGCCGTCCACGAGCTTGCGGATCTGACTCTCGGATTCGCGAGGGATCCTGCGGtgaagaggatgatgatgtCGGTTGCTGAGCTGGCGTTCCGGTGTTTGCAACAGGAGAGGGACGTCCGGCCGTCGATGGATGAGATCGTCGAGGTTTTGAAGGGGATTCAGAAGGAAGGGATGCGAGATTTTCCGGAGGTGGTGGACATTGATGTGAGCGGAGGAGAAGACGTTGTGTTGCTAAGGCACGGAGTTCCTCCGCCGTTATCGCCGGTAACTGAGAAAGAGACAAGTAGTTCGAATACGACGTCGAGTTCGTTTTGA
- the LOC103863770 gene encoding uncharacterized acetyltransferase At3g50280, giving the protein MTDVILVSSAMVRPENTNQSSRTKIHLTPYDLKLLNFAYPQRGLLFSKPDLETHIIPQLKASLSTALEIYFPFAGRLIKIDNPEDNTMSYYVDCDGSGAKFIHAKAELVSINDFLQPHDSVPNFTRCFFPANDFKSSDGISESLLLLQVTELIDGVFISFGYNHMVADGSSFWNFIHTWSTICLNGSSSHIQTLVLKDLFLEGIDYPIHIPVPETKIPQKCEIPSEERVFHFTKKNISDLKAKANEELASSDLKISSLQAVLAHLWLSIIKHSRLNREEESHIIVAADMRRRLNPPLDTACFGNVTHQAMATTRVGEMLDQGLGWAALQINEQVRSLTNENYKTFAETWVRNVRLPQPKISGGPKKADTYLVVTSSPWFEVYDNDFGWGKPIAVRAEPNNGFGVSLVVFRGVEEGSIDVHATIPLSIWSDVLVNLSTAV; this is encoded by the coding sequence ATGACAGACGTGATCCTTGTCTCTTCGGCCATGGTTAGACCGGAAAACACAAACCAGTCTAGTCGGACAAAGATCCATCTAACTCCGTATGATCTCAAACTTCTTAATTTTGCGTACCCTCAAAGAGGTCTTCTCTTTTCCAAACCCGACCTGGAAACCCATATCATCCCTCAACTAAAAGCTTCTCTTTCGACTGCCTTAGAGATCTATTTCCCGTTCGCTGGTCGTCTCATCAAGATAGATAATCCCGAAGACAACACAATGTCGTATTACGTTGACTGCGACGGCTCAGGCGCCAAATTCATTCACGCCAAAGCCGAACTCGTCTCTATCAACGATTTCCTTCAACCTCACGACTCTGTTCCCAACTTCACACGGTGCTTCTTTCCCGCAAACGATTTCAAAAGCTCTGACGGCATCTCTGAGTCTTTGCTATTATTGCAAGTTACCGAGTTGATAGATGGAGTTTTCATCAGTTTCGGTTACAATCACATGGTGGCTGATGGTTCTTCCTTCTGGAACTTCATCCACACTTGGTCCACAATCTGTCTGAACGGTTCAAGTTCTCATATTCAGACTCTTGTTCTCAAGGACTTGTTCCTCGAGGGAATCGATTATCCTATCCATATTCCGGTTCCAGAAACGAAGATACCACAAAAATGTGAAATCCCATCTGAAGAACGGGTTTTTCACTTTACGAAAAAGAATATCTCAGACCTCAAAGCGAAAGCGAACGAAGAGTTAGCTTCTTCGGATCTAAAAATCTCATCTCTTCAAGCGGTTTTAGCACATCTATGGCTATCTATTATCAAACATAGTCGTCTAAACCGTGAAGAAGAGTCTCATATTATAGTAGCTGCGGATATGAGACGAAGGCTTAACCCTCCTCTCGACACAGCGTGTTTTGGTAATGTGACACACCAAGCGATGGCTACAACAAGGGTGGGAGAGATGTTGGATCAAGGGCTAGGCTGGGCTGCTTTACAAATAAATGAGCAAGTAAGGTCTTTAACGAATGAAAATTACAAGACTTTTGCGGAGACTTGGGTTAGAAATGTTAGACTCCCACAGCCAAAAATAAGTGGTGGACCTAAAAAGGCTGATACTTATCTGGTGGTCACAAGCTCCCCATGGTTTGAAGTGTACGACAACGATTTCGGTTGGGGAAAACCAATCGCGGTTCGAGCTGAACCAAATAATGGTTTTGGTGTCTCCCTCGTAGTATTTAGAGGAGTTGAAGAAGGAAGTATTGATGTTCATGCGACCATACCCTTATCCATATGGTCTGATGTATTAGTGAACCTGTCGACCGCTGTTTAA
- the LOC103863772 gene encoding uncharacterized protein LOC103863772 isoform X2: MADLISTPSMEPLLFSVDPMSLILSQNSDTHQLKLLLDSFCGFERGPRYEEYSRLRESKLRMKRDFQRFLDEEEEAEAEPKKKQVRFEGDSVISREEEVVVTPEKIKKQTRFGFSPMSKTRKAAPTSSLAQSVPDFSAVIRKENRRPVNYNTTPPPPSSKSRNGGVLTGSASSSCIAARGSKSANAGEKKIGGRKAVGGGRSILGYRQVY; encoded by the exons ATGGCAGATTTGATCTCAACCCCAAGCATGGAACCGCTGCTCTTCTCTGTTGATCCAATGTCTCTCATTCTCTCTCAAAATTCCGACACACATCAGCTTAAACTCTTGTTAGACAGTTTCTGCGGATTCGAGAGGGGACCAAGATACGAGGAATACTCACGGTTGCGTGAATCGAAGCTTCGCatgaaacgagatttccagagATTTctcgacgaagaagaagaggcagAAGCAGAGCCGAAGAAGAAACAAGTGAGGTTCGAGGGTGATTCCGTAATttcaagagaagaagaagttgtagtTACACCAGAGAAGATAAAGAAGCAGACTCGGTTTGGGTTTTCTCCCATGTCCAAAACGAGAAAAGCTGCTCCGACTTCTTCTTTGGCTCAGTCGGTTCCTGATTTCTCCGCCGTGATACGTAAAGAAAACCGCCGTCCGGTTAATTACAACACGACTCCTCCGCCGCCGTCTTCGAAGAGCAGAAACGGCGGCGTTTTGACGGGATCGGCTTCTTCATCATGCATTGCCGCGAGAGGGAGCAAATCGGCGAATGCAGGGGAGAAGAAGA TCGGAGGGAGAAAAGCCGTTGGCGGTGGCCGGAGCATTTTGGGTTACAGACAAGTCTACTGA
- the LOC103863772 gene encoding uncharacterized protein LOC103863772 isoform X1 has protein sequence MADLISTPSMEPLLFSVDPMSLILSQNSDTHQLKLLLDSFCGFERGPRYEEYSRLRESKLRMKRDFQRFLDEEEEAEAEPKKKQVRFEGDSVISREEEVVVTPEKIKKQTRFGFSPMSKTRKAAPTSSLAQSVPDFSAVIRKENRRPVNYNTTPPPPSSKSRNGGVLTGSASSSCIAARGSKSANAGEKKSKGLMGMARKSYANVEDLKKISMAAASAINGVGVGGRKAVGGGRSILGYRQVY, from the coding sequence ATGGCAGATTTGATCTCAACCCCAAGCATGGAACCGCTGCTCTTCTCTGTTGATCCAATGTCTCTCATTCTCTCTCAAAATTCCGACACACATCAGCTTAAACTCTTGTTAGACAGTTTCTGCGGATTCGAGAGGGGACCAAGATACGAGGAATACTCACGGTTGCGTGAATCGAAGCTTCGCatgaaacgagatttccagagATTTctcgacgaagaagaagaggcagAAGCAGAGCCGAAGAAGAAACAAGTGAGGTTCGAGGGTGATTCCGTAATttcaagagaagaagaagttgtagtTACACCAGAGAAGATAAAGAAGCAGACTCGGTTTGGGTTTTCTCCCATGTCCAAAACGAGAAAAGCTGCTCCGACTTCTTCTTTGGCTCAGTCGGTTCCTGATTTCTCCGCCGTGATACGTAAAGAAAACCGCCGTCCGGTTAATTACAACACGACTCCTCCGCCGCCGTCTTCGAAGAGCAGAAACGGCGGCGTTTTGACGGGATCGGCTTCTTCATCATGCATTGCCGCGAGAGGGAGCAAATCGGCGAATGCAGGGGAGAAGAAGAGTAAAGGGTTGATGGGAATGGCGCGGAAGAGCTACGCGAACGTTGAGGATCTTAAGAAGATTTCAATGGCTGCCGCTTCGGCTATTAACGGCGTCGGAGTCGGAGGGAGAAAAGCCGTTGGCGGTGGCCGGAGCATTTTGGGTTACAGACAAGTCTACTGA
- the LOC103863773 gene encoding uncharacterized protein LOC103863773, which translates to MSHTNRGSLISSHSLHHSEERVPLRSESDQSCLNSSPEFDFCLRQNSKQRFSHADELFSNWKNLSRTASAKASKKNEITSTESKLETLAVKSDTIDSDSDDPSFGCGFWLVRSKSVGYSMRNKKTSSSSEYHRSNSDPQKKKKKSLQKMNSTEIRASRSMNSSALNVPLADMFCLGPVFSGSRDRKI; encoded by the coding sequence ATGAGCCATACAAACAGAGGAAGCTTGATATCGTCTCACAGTCTTCATCATTCGGAAGAGAGAGTCCCTCTTCGATCAGAGTCAGACCAGTCCTGTCTCAATTCAAGTCCAGAGTTCGATTTTTGCCTCCGTCAGAACTCGAAACAACGGTTTTCTCACGCCGATGAGCTCTTCTCCAACTGGAAAAACCTCTCTCGCACTGCGTCTGCCAAGGCCTCCAAGAAGAACGAGATTACTTCTACGGAAAGTAAGCTTGAAACCCTAGCTGTAAAATCGGACACGATAGATTCTGACTCAGATGATCCAAGTTTTGGGTGTGGTTTTTGGCTTGTTAGAAGCAAATCTGTCGGCTACTCGATGAGAAACAAGAAGACAAGTTCTTCTTCAGAATATCATCGGAGCAATAGTGATCcacagaaaaagaagaagaagagtttgcAGAAGATGAATTCTACAGAGATTAGGGCTTCAAGATCCATGAATAGTTCGGCTTTGAATGTCCCATTGGCTGATATGTTTTGCTTAGGTCCTGTTTTTTCCGGCAGCCGGGATCGGAAAATATGA